One stretch of Deinococcus radiopugnans ATCC 19172 DNA includes these proteins:
- a CDS encoding N-formylglutamate amidohydrolase: MSRSDRDALLIVTPHPSGQLPADILRQMLGDDVFDTPKREAFLRRIFLDGDAYTDLLYSLPGARHVQAPWSRFAVDLNRERGDRVDNGVIKDTDFDRQPLYPPHTRLLDDEREARLRHIWDPFDAAVGAELSGARLMIVGHSMASHGPRLGQDTGTPRPAICLMPGTPDAPTFPHQQWHALQGAAEDAFGDVIAASPFERVTIGEPWSTDTLSLTHSRRSGVPAFGIEFNVGLHLRDGQPRDDVMRQMNAAFARFADAALELVN, from the coding sequence ATGTCCCGTTCAGACCGAGATGCGCTGCTGATCGTCACACCCCATCCGTCCGGCCAGCTGCCCGCCGACATCCTGCGGCAGATGCTGGGCGACGACGTGTTCGACACCCCAAAGCGCGAGGCGTTCCTGCGGCGCATCTTTCTGGACGGCGACGCCTACACCGATCTGCTGTACTCGCTGCCCGGCGCGCGACACGTTCAGGCGCCCTGGAGCCGCTTTGCCGTGGACCTGAATCGGGAGCGCGGCGACCGGGTGGACAACGGCGTGATCAAAGACACCGATTTTGACCGCCAGCCGCTGTACCCGCCCCACACCCGGCTCTTGGACGACGAGCGCGAGGCCCGCCTGCGGCACATCTGGGACCCCTTCGACGCCGCCGTGGGTGCGGAACTGTCCGGCGCGCGGCTGATGATCGTGGGCCACAGCATGGCCTCGCACGGCCCCCGGCTGGGCCAGGACACCGGCACGCCCCGCCCGGCCATCTGCCTGATGCCCGGCACGCCGGACGCCCCCACCTTTCCGCACCAGCAGTGGCACGCGCTGCAAGGCGCCGCCGAGGATGCGTTCGGTGACGTGATCGCCGCCAGCCCCTTCGAGCGCGTGACCATCGGCGAGCCGTGGAGCACCGACACGCTGAGCCTGACGCACAGCCGGCGCAGCGGCGTACCCGCCTTCGGCATCGAGTTCAACGTGGGGCTGCATCTCCGCGACGGGCAGCCGCGCGACGACGTCATGCGGCAGATGAACGCGGCCTTCGCGAGGTTCGCGGACGCGGCGCTGGAACTGGTGAACTGA
- a CDS encoding BMP family lipoprotein yields MKTAIKNCLTLALAVSVSLAGAQNIRVGLAYDAGGKFDKSFNQSAYEGSQRAKQKLGVQVKDFEPSDPSQVIQGVRSFANEGFDLTIGVGFANNASITQVAKENPDLYFGLVDDISDAKNVASLTFSEQEGSYLVGYLAALNSSTGVVGFVGGMDIPLIHKFEAGYTAGVKAANPKARVIAQYVGTTPDAWNNPGKAKEIAGSMRSKGADIIFAAAGASGNGVIDYVKQTQCIKAGNLPSGVKFVSDNFKNVKKSAAYTKACAGNTRPMFFIGVDSNQNYLGDFDKNPATMNHGLTSMVKRVDNAVYQLIESVKDDKFKGGSRVFGLKDGGVGYAVDQYNKALISSAQVAKVEGIKAQIISGKIKVPSK; encoded by the coding sequence ATGAAGACCGCTATTAAGAACTGTCTGACCCTGGCCCTGGCCGTTTCCGTTTCCCTCGCTGGCGCGCAGAACATTCGCGTCGGCCTGGCCTACGACGCGGGCGGCAAGTTTGACAAGAGCTTCAACCAGAGTGCCTACGAGGGCAGCCAGCGCGCCAAGCAGAAGCTGGGCGTGCAGGTCAAGGACTTCGAGCCCAGCGATCCCAGCCAGGTGATCCAGGGCGTGCGCTCCTTTGCCAACGAGGGCTTTGACCTGACCATCGGCGTGGGCTTTGCCAACAACGCCAGCATCACCCAAGTCGCCAAGGAAAACCCGGACCTGTACTTCGGTCTGGTGGACGACATCTCGGACGCCAAGAACGTCGCCAGCCTGACCTTCTCCGAGCAGGAAGGCAGCTACCTGGTGGGTTACCTGGCCGCGCTGAACAGCTCGACCGGCGTGGTGGGCTTCGTGGGCGGCATGGACATCCCGCTGATCCACAAGTTCGAGGCCGGCTACACCGCAGGCGTGAAGGCCGCCAACCCCAAGGCGCGCGTGATCGCGCAGTACGTGGGCACCACCCCTGACGCCTGGAACAACCCCGGCAAGGCCAAGGAAATCGCAGGCAGCATGCGCTCCAAGGGTGCCGACATCATCTTTGCCGCCGCGGGCGCCTCCGGCAACGGCGTGATCGACTACGTCAAGCAGACCCAGTGCATCAAGGCCGGCAACCTGCCCAGCGGCGTGAAGTTCGTCAGCGACAACTTCAAGAACGTCAAGAAGAGCGCGGCCTACACCAAGGCCTGCGCCGGCAACACCCGCCCGATGTTCTTTATCGGCGTGGACAGCAACCAGAACTACCTGGGCGACTTCGACAAGAACCCCGCCACCATGAACCACGGCCTGACCAGCATGGTCAAGCGGGTGGACAACGCGGTGTACCAGCTGATCGAGTCGGTCAAGGACGACAAGTTCAAGGGCGGCTCGCGCGTGTTCGGCCTCAAGGACGGCGGCGTGGGCTACGCGGTCGACCAGTACAACAAGGCCCTGATCAGCAGCGCCCAGGTCGCCAAGGTCGAGGGCATCAAGGCCCAGATCATCAGCGGCAAGATCAAGGTGCCCAGCAAGTAA